One genomic segment of Musa acuminata AAA Group cultivar baxijiao chromosome BXJ3-3, Cavendish_Baxijiao_AAA, whole genome shotgun sequence includes these proteins:
- the LOC135634037 gene encoding gibberellin receptor GID1C-like, producing the protein MAGSNEVNANESKMVVPLNTWVLISNFKLAYNMLRRPDGTFDRHLAEFLDRKVPANATPVNGVVSFDVLIDRPNNLLARIYRPAPSTASVAPLLIDLYRAPFPDPFPVIIFFHGGSFAHSSSNSAIYDSLCRRFVSLCGAVVVSVNYRRAPEHKYPCAYDDGWAALKWASGEPWLRSGKDAKLRVFLAGDSSGGNIAHHVALRAAESGIEVAGNVLLNAMFGGNCRTESEKRLDGKYFVTIQDRDWYWKAYLPEGADRDHPACNPFGPKGVTLEGLPFAKSLVIVAGLDLVQDWQLAYADGLKKAGHFVKLVYREQATIGFYLLPNTNHFYRVMEEIKNFVSSNL; encoded by the exons ATGGCTGGCAGCAACGAGGTCAACGCCAATGAGTCCAAG ATGGTGGTTCCCCTCAACACGTGGGTCCTCATCTCCAACTTCAAGCTGGCCTACAACATGCTGCGCCGACCCGACGGCACCTTCGATCGCCACCTCGCCGAATTCCTCGACCGCAAGGTTCCCGCCAACGCCACCCCGGTCAACGGCGTCGTCTCGTTCGACGTCCTCATCGACCGCCCCAACAACCTGCTCGCCCGCATCTACCGCCCCGCCCCCTCCACCGCCTCCGTCGCCCCGCTCCTCATCGACCTCTACCGGGCTCCCTTCCCCGACCCCTTCcccgtcatcatcttcttccacGGCGGCAGCTTCGCCCACTCCTCGTCCAACAGCGCCATCTACGACTCGCTGTGCCGCCGATTCGTCTCCCTCTGCGGCGCGGTCGTCGTATCCGTCAATTACCGCCGCGCGCCCGAGCACAAGTATCCCTGCGCATATGACGACGGGTGGGCGGCCCTCAAGTGGGCGTCCGGCGAGCCATGGCTCCGCAGCGGGAAGGACGCCAAGCTTCGGGTGTTCCTCGCGGGGGACAGCTCCGGCGGGAACATCGCACACCATGTGGCTTTGAGGGCAGCGGAGTCTGGCATCGAAGTCGCCGGCAACGTCCTCCTCAATGCCATGTTCGGTGGCAACTGCAGGACCGAGTCGGAGAAGAGATTGGACGGCAAGTACTTCGTCACCATTCAAGACAGGGATTGGTATTGGAAGGCATATCTACCCGAGGGGGCAGACAGAGACCACCCCGCCTGCAACCCCTTCGGCCCCAAAGGTGTGACGCTCGAGGGTCTTCCCTTCGCCAAAAGCCTGGTTATAGTGGCAGGGCTGGATCTCGTTCAGGACTGGCAATTGGCATACGCAGATGGGTTGAAGAAGGCCGGCCACTTCGTGAAGCTTGTCTACCGCGAGCAGGCCACGATCGGATTCTACTTGCTGCCCAACACCAACCATTTCTACCGAGTCATGGAGGAGATCAAGAACTTTGTCAGCTCCAACTTGTAG
- the LOC135634039 gene encoding uncharacterized protein LOC135634039: MMTLCTTLQTMLRFRNRDDDRRRLNQRNRCRNIPTSYGGGLRILAGDAPRPPNVFESSAVGRPPERVDPGTRGLHELDYHGGFSVVTEGLGSESCDGGLEAEEMAKSWGWSGIPRRRRAEARMRPPPPPPLPWLVGRTSRFMRAVKECGRFRLTEVRFERPPEILRASRSGGRLRLDFVVRSDREENEEAAVIAEQEEVVDDGDEEVRAPAVVSPKEMVMPTRKGEERRCQATVSGHGVPMWWNHRPIIA, encoded by the coding sequence ATGATGACCTTGTGCACGACCCTGCAAACGATGCTGAGGTTCCGCAATCGCGATGACGACCGGCGGCGGCTGAATCAACGCAATCGATGCCGTAATATACCCACTTCGTACGGCGGCGGGCTCCGGATCCTCGCCGGCGACGCGCCGCGGCCGCCGAACGTGTTCGAGTCCTCGGCAGTCGGGCGGCCACCGGAACGCGTGGACCCCGGCACCCGCGGCCTCCACGAACTGGACTACCACGGGGGGTTCAGCGTCGTCACCGAGGGCCTCGGGTCGGAGAGCTGCGACGGGGGGCTGGAGGCGGAGGAGATGGCGAAGAGTTGGGGGTGGAGTGGCATACCGCGGCGTAGGAGGGCGGAGGCGAGGATGCGGCCGCCTCCCCCTCCACCGCTGCCGTGGCTGGTGGGGCGGACGAGCCGGTTCATGCGGGCGGTGAAGGAGTGTGGGCGGTTTCGGCTGACGGAGGTGCGGTTCGAGCGGCCGCCGGAGATTCTCCGTGCCTCCCGCTCCGGCGGGCGCCTCCGGTTGGACTTCGTCGTCCGATCCGATCGCGAGGAGAATGAGGAAGCAGCAGTAATAgcagagcaagaagaagtagtagACGATGGTGATGAGGAGGTGAGAGCACCGGCGGTGGTGTCGCCCAAAGAGATGGTGATGCCAACGAGGAAGGGGGAGGAGAGGAGGTGTCAGGCGACAGTGAGCGGTCACGGCGTCCCGATGTGGTGGAATCACCGCCCCATCATCGCGTGA
- the LOC135634036 gene encoding pentatricopeptide repeat-containing protein At2g30780-like, with amino-acid sequence MAMAMARAKHGLFLLLHSRRFFSLDYPLCRSPNTLSPSYPTAAARGFCSDGISDLRDRILRLSENPASVSTASADKEAVRSAVSALADELLALPDGQDPAVSLDSGSFDALLRLPPAGFASVELLSRLKSRPLLALQVFNWRKGQADAEIPMLPEEYYKAITLASRTKNVDLAAELFSQAIADGIREVCLYNALMSTYMYNGLTKKAIWVFEVLKQDAECKPTIVSYNILLSVFGRSMLVEHIETTLQAINDSELSYTITTYNTAIAAYLTAWMWDKMEGMYQSMLEGPVKPDAGTLLLMLRGYAYSNNLEKMEKTYDQVKETVNNRQWPLIHAMICAYTKSSHPDRVKRVEALMKLIPDDDYKPWVTVLLIKMYAQESMIEAMEGLISKAFQRHIIVTTAGIMRSIISNYFRNNAVDRLAGFIRQAEYAGWRLFRSLYHCKMVMYGQQNRLEEMLGVLDEMENFRFSRTRKTFLIMYKAYYNTGRRPEAATVIGMMWKHGYGNDEDAFVL; translated from the exons atggcgatggcgatggcgaGAGCGAAGCACGGCCTCTTCCTCCTTCTCCACAGCCGTCGCTTCTTCTCCCTCGATTACCCGCTCTGCCGTTCCCCCAACACCCTGTCTCCATCTTATCCAACCGCTGCCGCGCGTGGCTTCTGCTCCGACGGCATCTCCGACCTCCGCGACCGCATCCTCCGCCTCTCCGAGAACCCTGCCTCCGTTTCCACTGCCTCTGCTGACAAAGAGGCCGTCCGATCTGCCGTATCCGCACTAGCCGACGAGCTTCTCGCCCTGCCCGACGGCCAGGATCCTGCGGTCTCCCTGGACTCTGGCTCCTTCGACGCCCTCCTCCGCCTTCCCCCAGCTGGATTCGCCTCCGTCGAGCTCCTCTCCCGCCTCAAGTCCCGCCCGCTCCTCGCCCTTCAG GTTTTTAACTGGAGAAAAGGGCAGGCTGATGCCGAGATCCCGATGCTCCCTGAGGAGTATTACAAGGCCATCACCCTGGCGAGCCGCACCAAGAACGTCGATCTAGCCGCGGAGCTCTTCTCCCAAGCCATAGCTGACGGCATCCGTGAGGTCTGCCTCTATAATGCCCTCATGTCCACCTATATGTACAATGGCCTCACCAAGAAGGCGATCTGGGTATTTGAGGTCCTGAAGCAAGATGCCGAGTGCAAGCCCACCATTGTCAGCTACAACATTCTGCTTTCGGTATTTGGCCGCTCCATGCTCGTGGAGCATATAGAGACCACCCTCCAAGCAATCAATGATTCGGAGCTCTCCTACACCATCACCACCTACAACACAGCCATAGCCGCATATCTTACGGCATGGATGTGGGATAAAATGGAGGGGATGTACCAATCTATGCTGGAGGGGCCTGTCAAACCTGATGCTGGTACCCTCCTCCTGATGTTGAGGGGTTATGCCTACTCAAACAATTTAGAGAAGATGGAAAAGACTTATGATCAAGTAAAGGAGACAGTCAATAATCGGCAGTGGCCTTTGATCCATGCAATGATATGTGCTTATACTAAGAGTTCTCACCCTGATCGAGTCAAAAGAGTGGAAGCCTTGATGAAGTTGATTCCAGATGATGACTATAAACCTTGGGTCACTGTACTTTTAATCAAGATGTATGCACAGGAGAGCATGATTGAAGCAATGGAAGGATTAATATCCAAGGCATTCCAACGACACATTATAGTGACTACTGCAGGGATAATGCGTTCCATCATATCAAATTACTTCAGAAATAATGCGGTGGATCGGCTAGCTGGGTTCATCAGACAGGCAGAATATGCAGGGTGGCGGCTTTTTCGATCACTGTATCACTGCAAGATGGTGATGTATGGGCAGCAGAATCGCCTGGAGGAGATGCTTGGTGTTCTGGATGAGATGGAGAATTTCAGGTTTAGTCGAACAAGGAAAACTTTTTTGATAATGTACAAGGCATATTACAACACAGGGAGGAGGCCAGAGGCAGCAACGGTTATTGGGATGATGTGGAAGCATGGTTATGGCAATGATGAGGATGCTTTTGTTTTGTGA